One region of Culex pipiens pallens isolate TS chromosome 2, TS_CPP_V2, whole genome shotgun sequence genomic DNA includes:
- the LOC120419188 gene encoding tudor and KH domain-containing protein homolog has protein sequence MMKSQSTVPIILGLSLLSVGGACVYAFLKKKKNEFADSSDSFTGNAATASFDEADSGISNKIARLVRMISQQEEVKSVEVTLSNKIVPLVVGRKGYTLRHIQDSTKTEIQFRELDESHQVCTIHGTEAGIQAAEQLIMKEASRQITLTEEMLVPQTACGKILGRCGDALQEICRKSMAKVWIEGSRVLGENRRIMITGTQDQINVARSLIEQKVKDDADFRRSQEQLDIRREPRIRTPPSSMTATPVPREVLPPTSEKLKSLSSSGQLEVFVSAVVSPSRFYLQLVGPQSTELDILVETMTEYYNQQDNRDLHQIRKPYLGQIVAAEFNADGKWYRAEVVAILPNEYKSGEIVLDLYFVDYGDNQYIQPAEVYELRPDFLALRFQAIECFLAHVEPNATVSSTTGEEDWEPAAISRFEELTHVAQWKKLLSRIATYKNKGHRGGPCREGREGSPVPGVELYDTSADGSDVNIAVELVNEGHAKVIMNFGDLNRSHVLRLDGGSISEERPTQPSSTTSPDTSSNFLSHEKANGTARSVSEPKTISVDVPAKNDESERLLQAEQTSSAGKHETVNSTTVSENSAGKLNGNGLLSRDWNELVEEEERRNPTLTH, from the exons ATGATGAAATCCCAATCGACGGTCCCAATCATCCTGGGACTGTCCCTGCTGAGCGTCGGCGGAGCGTGCGTGTACGCTTTCCTCAAGAAGAAAAAGAACGAATTCGCCGACTCGAGCGACTCCTTCACCGGAAATGCCGCCACCGCCTCCTTTGACGAAGCCGACTCCGGCATTTCCAACAAGATCGCCCGGCTGGTCCGCATGATCAGCCAACAGGAAGAGGTCAAATCGGTTGAGGTGACGCTGTCCAACAAGATCGTTCCGCTGGTGGTGGGTCGCAAGGGGTACACGCTGAGGCACATCCAGGACAGTACCAAGACGGAGATTCAGTTCCGAGAGCTCGACGAGTCACACCAGGTGTGTACGATTCACGGCACCGAGGCGGGCATTCAGGCGGCCGAGCAGCTGATCATGAAGGAGGCGTCGCGACAGATTACGTTGACCGAGGAGATGCTGGTGCCGCAGACGGCTTGCGGGAAGATTTTGG GTCGTTGTGGCGATGCCTTGCAGGAGATTTGCCGCAAATCTATGGCCAAGGTTTGGATTGAAGGGTCACGTGTTCTTGGGGAGAATCGGCGTATCATGATTACTGGCACTCAGGATCAGATCAACGTCGCAAGGTCACTGATCGAGCAGAAGGTTAAGGACGATGCCGACTTCAGAAGAAGCCAGGAGCAGCTGGATATTCGTCGCGAGCCACGAATTCGTACTCCGCCAAGTAGTATGACGGCAACGCCGGTTCCCCGCGAGGTTctcccgccaacctccgaaaAGCTCAAATCGTTGAGCTCTTCAGGACAGCTGGAGGTATTCGTGTCCGCTGTGGTCTCCCCGAGTCGGTTCTACCTGCAACTGGTAGGACCGCAATCAACCGAACTGGACATCCTGGTCGAAACCATGACCGAGTATTACAACCAGCAGGACAACCGCGACCTGCACCAGATCCGCAAGCCATACCTAGGCCAGATCGTGGCCGCCGAGTTCAACGCCGACGGAAAGTGGTACCGGGCCGAAGTGGTGGCCATTCTGCCGAACGAATACAAGTCTGGAGAAATTGTTTTGGATCTGTACTTTGTAGACTACGGCGACAATCAGTACATTCAACCTGCCGAGGTGTACGAACTGAGGCCGGACTTTTTGGCGCTTCGATTCCAAGCGATCGAGTGCTTCCTGGCACATGTCGAGCCCAACGCGACAGTAAGCTCGACCACGGGAGAGGAAGACTGGGAACCGGCGGCGATTTCCAGATTTGAGGAGCTAACACATG TTGCTCAGTGGAAGAAGCTGCTGTCCCGCATCGCAACCTACAAGAACAAGGGTCACCGCGGTGGCCCATGTCGTGAAGGCCGCGAGGGTTCCCCCGTGCCCGGGGTCGAACTGTACGACACCTCAGCGGACGGCTCCGACGTGAACATCGCCGTCGAGCTGGTCAACGAGGGCCACGCGAAGGTCATCATGAACTTTGGCGATCTCAACCGAAGCCACGTGCTCCGACTGGACGGTGGATCCATCAGCGAGGAGCGCCCAACCCAACCCAGCTCAACAACGTCTCCGGACACCTCGAGCAATTTTCTGAGCCACGAAAAGGCGAACGGAACCGCACGGAGCGTTTCGGAGCCGAAAACGATCTCCGTTGACGTTCCCGCCAAGAACGACGAAAGTGAACGGCTGCTGCAGGCAGAGCAAACTAGTTCAGCAGGAAAACACGAAACTGTGAATAGCACAACTGTGAGTGAGAACAGCGCTGGGAAACTGAACGGAAATGGACTGCTTTCGCGGGATTGGAACGAGCTAGTCGAGGAAGAGGAGCGAAGGAATCCCACACTGACACACTAA
- the LOC120419195 gene encoding 2-phosphoxylose phosphatase 1 — translation MLLKDIARFSLQHRTLYCYLILSIWIFLLIAGMYKYIGSIEASNSVLSSKTFLFKKQQLLLEEQDRIRAKKINDEDCNHPPQIGLGEEGGTLEGWSLQGVLLLIRHGDRGPMTHVRGIDSVDCGFEGDSVLTRYNHYLTNSSSSTTAGHWMKTGPFHGFPLLPSSPRACLLGQLTQKGVAQLLRVGDVIRQAYAHALALYTRPPAHTSTSSRTTPYNASDTTNIPAMYNTDDIVIYSTRYRRTFQSAMALMFSLVPPEKWQYLQIQESHSLSFCFADCACPQADNLKKQLDKDGKQVLGAHPAIGAIVQWMGATILQNQPTVGQSNPLEVRDAILSHICHDAPLPCRKISLNPQEPRLTSSSTQDPQDVINIDQDDITFNQPPPNTEEPDDVDPTGDQEPDIEGCVEKSHVAALMSYTQWAGLKEWKSLKMRQQGLLRAYGFLRNIVGYMLKMISGDKVKFVLYSGHDKTMEYLMAALALSSETPFIPYASRLAFEVYKSDKDTQFYFRLLYNGQDVTNTIALCEGGKSLSVPRGIRGDRANLCPIENIIRFLHDDYFLPLNATNFKDACLAQRDGYF, via the exons ATGTTGCTCAAGGATATCGCCCGCTTCTCGCTGCAACATCGCACACTTTactgttatttaattttaagcaTCTGGATCTTTTTGCTGATTGCGG GGATGTACAAATACATTGGGTCAATCGAAGCCAGCAATAGTGTGTTGAGTTCAAAGACTTTTCTGTTCAAAAAGCAGCAACTGCTGTTGGAGGAGCAAGATCGGATTCGGGCCAAGAAGATCAACGATGAGGACTGTAACCATCCGCCGCAGATCGGGCTCGGAGAGGAAGGTGGTACACTGGAGGGGTGGTCCTTGCAGGGGGTGTTACTCTTGATACGTCACGGTGACCGTGGGCCGATGACCCACGTGCGTGGTATCGATTCGGTGGATTGTGGCTTTGAGGGTGATTCAGTGCTGACCAGGTACAACCACTACTTGACCAATAGTAGTTCCAGCACTACGGCTGGTCACTGGATGAAGACTGGTCCATTCCATGGCTTCCCACTGCTTCCGTCCAGCCCTAGAGCGTGTTTGCTGGGGCAGCTAACGCAGAAAGGGGTCGCCCAGTTGCTCAGGGTTGGTGACGTGATTCGGCAAGCTTACGCCCACGCGTTGGCCCTGTACACGAGACCACCTGCGCACACCAGCACTAGCAGCAGAACCACACCTTACAACGCTTCCGATACGACCAACATACCGGCCATGTACAACACGGACGATATCGTAATCTACTCCACACGGTACCGCCGGACGTTCCAGTCGGCTATGGCGCTCATGTTCAGTCTGGTTCCCCCGGAAAAGTGGCAATACCTTCAAATCCAGGAAAGTCACAGCTTGTCATTCTGCTTCGCGGACTGCGCCTGTCCCCAAGCAGACAACTTGAAGAAACAACTCGACAAAGACGGCAAACAGGTTCTCGGAGCGCACCCTGCCATCGGAGCCATCGTCCAGTGGATGGGAGCCACCATACTACAAAATCAACCCACAGTCGGACAATCCAACCCACTCGAAGTCCGCGATGCCATCTTGTCACACATATGTCACGATGCACCACTCCCGTGTCGTAAGATCTCCCTCAACCCCCAAGAACCCCGTCTAACCAGCAGCAGTACCCAAGACCCGCAAGACGTGATCAACATCGATCAGGACGACATCACGTTCAACCAACCGCCCCCTAACACCGAAGAACCGGACGACGTCGACCCTACCGGAGACCAGGAACCGGACATCGAGGGTTGCGTCGAAAAGAGCCACGTGGCCGCCCTCATGTCCTACACCCAGTGGGCCGGCCTCAAAGAGTGGAAAAGCCTCAAAATGCGCCAGCAGGGCCTACTCCGTGCGTACGGCTTCCTGCGCAACATAGTAGGCTACATGCTCAAGATGATCTCCGGCGACAAGGTCAAGTTCGTGCTCTACTCCGGCCACGACAAAACTATGGAGTACCTAATGGCCGCTCTCGCACTGTCCTCCGAAACCCCGTTCATCCCGTACGCTTCCCGGCTCGCATTCGAAGTGTACAAGAGTGACAAGGACACCCAGTTCTACTTCCGCCTGCTGTACAACGGACAGGACGTCACCAACACGATCGCGCTGTGCGAGGGTGGCAAGAGTCTCAGCGTACCACGTGGCATTCGCGGGGATCGCGCAAATCTCTGTCCGATCGAGAACATCATTCGCTTTCTCCACGACGATTACTTTCTTCCGCTGAACGCTACTAACTTTAAGGACGCTTGTTTGGCACAAAGAGACGGTTACTTTTAA